Proteins co-encoded in one Miscanthus floridulus cultivar M001 unplaced genomic scaffold, ASM1932011v1 os_2097_2_3, whole genome shotgun sequence genomic window:
- the LOC136534622 gene encoding plastid division protein CDP1, chloroplastic-like: MVMPTVASATAAALHPAVSTRRAGVRNGNASSLAAGGRLAGGGRGPALRARVAEAAPVAAEGGRQEAYPAAPMVEIPVTCYQMLGVTEKAEKDEIVKAAMELKIAGIEDGYTAEVSTFRQALLVDVRDKLLFEQDYAGNIKEKVPPRSSLHIPWSWLPAALCVLQEVGEEKLVLEIGQAALRRPDSKPYVHDVLLAMALAECSIAKASFEKSKVSLGFEALARAQYLLRRKPSLEKMPLLEQIEESLEELAPACTLELLSLPQTPENSERRQGAIAALCELLRQGLDVESSCRVHDWPCFLGQAMDKLLATEIVDLLSWDTLATTRKNKRSLESQSQRVVVDFNCFYMAMLAHLAFGFTTRQTELIKKAKTICECLVASESTDLKFEESFCSFLLGEETGTTVFEKLQQLQSTGSSNSKNYGLDKKKDSSDKVTVNQSLELWLKDVALSRFADTKDCPPSLANFFGAPKRVLHTSKQKLGSPRSVLLSSQPSSSASACNRTSAEQTPRLSPNSHLGEAVKQLAPANLGLQSSMDRQVNGSGTASVPLKRNPGSHLRTLELWGLSGDVIGKLAYSALLGFVVFSTLKLVKFQFGHARYTNPNRESASVSSLNEASASEGSFITSGVRKHFENLSKLLWLSDRLNSNSGASDKHPAANDITAAVCKQKMDIQEAEALVKQWQDIKSEALGPDYQTDMLPEILDGSMLSKWQDLALLAKDQSCYWRFVLLNLNVVRAEIILDEVGAGEAAEIDAVLEEAAELVDDSQPKKPSYYSTYEVQYVLSRQNDGSWKISEAAVRDLT; this comes from the exons ATGGTGATGCCGACTGTGGCCTCCGCGACCGCGGCGGCGCTTCACCCGGCGGTCTCGACGCGGCGTGCGGGGGTAAGGAACGGCAATGCGTCCTCCTTGGCGGCGGGTGGACGACTTGCCGGCGGTGGGCGAGGGCCGGCCCTGCGTGccagggtggccgaggccgcGCCGGTGGCGGCCGAGGGCGGCAGGCAGGAGGCTTATCCCGCTGCACCAATGGTGGAGATCCCCGTCACGTGCTATCAG ATGCTAGGCGTTACAGAGAAGGCTGAGAAAGATGAGATCGTGAAGGCTGCAATGGAGTTGAAAATTGCTGGGATAGAAGATGGATACACAGCTGAGGTGTCCACTTTCAGACAG GCTCTGCTAGTAGATGTCAGAGATAAACTTCTGTTCGAACAAGATTATGCAGGAAACATAAAGGAGAAGGTTCCACCTAGGTCCTCTCTTCATATACCTTGGAGCTGGTTGCCTGCTGCTCTGTGCGTCTTGCAGGAG GTTGGAGAAGAGAAGCTTGTTTTGGAAATTGGTCAGGCGGCTCTACGACGCCCTGATTCTAAACCTTATGTTCACGATGTGCTTCTTGCAATGGCATTAGCAGAA TGCTCTATAGCAAAAGCCAGCTTTGAAAAGAGTAAAGTGTCCCTTGGATTTGAGGCTCTGGCACGCGCTCAATATCTTTTGAGGAGAAAACCATCTTTGGAGAAGATGCCCCTTCTTGAACAG ATTGAAGAATCACTTGAAGAGCTTGCACCTGCTTGCACTTTGGAGCTTCTAAGCTTGCCTCAGACACCTGAAAATTCTGAACGCAGGCAAGGTGCTATTGCAGCTCTCTGTGAACTGCTTAGACAGGGCCTTGATGTTGAATCATCTTGTAGAGTCCATGACTGGCCTTGTTTCTTGGGTCAAGCAATGGACAAACTATTAGCAACTGAAATTGTGGATCTTCTTTCTTGGGACACTTTGGCTACAACTCGTAAAAATAAAAGATCATTGGAGTCCCAGAGCCAGCGGGTTGTAGTTGACTTCAACTGCTTCTACATGGCGATGCTTGCTCACCTTGCATTTGGATTTACAACCCGCCAGACTGAGTTG ATCAAGAAAGCTAAAACCATCTGTGAATGTTTAGTTGCATCTGAGAGCACAGACCTAAAATTTGAGGAATCTTTTTGCTCATTTCTTCTTGGAGAG GAAACTGGCACCACAGTGTTTGAAAAGCTTCAGCAGCTTCAAAGTACTGGAAGTTCAAATTCGAAGAATTATGGGTTAGATAAAAAGAAGGACAGCAGTGACAAGGTTACTGTCAACCAATCACTG GAACTGTGGCTGAAGGATGTGGCCCTTTCTCGTTTTGCAGATACGAAAGATTGTCCGCCATCTTTG GCTAACTTTTTTGGAGCTCCTAAGCGCGTCCTTCACACATCCAAGCAGAAACTGGGATCCCCAAGATCAGTCCTTTTGAGCTCTCAGCCATCTTCTAGTGCCTCAGCATGCAACAGAACTTCAGCAGAGCAGACCCCAAGATTGAGTCCAAACAGCCATCTGGGGGAGGCTGTTAAGCAACTTGCACCTGCCAACTTGGGGCTCCAATCATCAATGGATAGGCAAGTAAATGGTTCAGGGACAGCATCTGTTCCCCTGAAGCGCAATCCTGGATCCCATCTCAGAACATTGGAATTATGGGGACTAAGTGGAGATGTTATAGGAAAGCTTGCCTATAGTGCACTCCTAGGCTTTGTTGTATTTAGCACATTAAAATTGGTCAAGTTTCAGTTTGGGCATGCGAGATACACGAACCCAAATAGAGAGTCTGCATCCGTGTCGTCCTTGAATGAAGCGTCTGCATCAGAAGGTTCTTTTATCACCAGTGGTGTCAGGAAGCATTTTGAAAATTTGTCAAAATTGCTTTGGCTGAGTGATAGGCTTAATTCAAATAGCGGCGCAAGTGATAAGCACCCAGCAGCTAATGATATCACTGCTGCAGTTTGTAAGCAAAAGATGGATATTCAAGAAGCAGAAGCACTTGTAAAACAGTGGCAAGACATAAAATCTGAAGCTCTTGGCCCTGACTATCAAACTGACATGCTACCAGAGATTCTTGATGGTTCAATGCTCTCTAAG TGGCAAGACTTGGCGTTGTTAGCAAAGGACCAGTCCTGCTATTGGAGATTTGTGCTGCTGAATCTTAATGTTGTTCGAGCTGAGATAATCTTGGATGAAGTCGGTGCTGGTGAAGCAGCAGAAATTGATGCTGTGCTTGAGGAAGCGGCTGAGCTTGTTGATGATTCCCAGCCCAAGAAACCCAGTTATTACAG CACATACGAAGTTCAGTACGTATTGAGCAGGCAGAATGATGGATCTTGGAAAATCTCCGAGGCTGCTGTCCGGGACCTGACGTGA